A single region of the Pirellulales bacterium genome encodes:
- the mscL gene encoding large-conductance mechanosensitive channel protein MscL, translating into MSILKEFREFALKGNMIDMAVGIIIGGAFGKVVTSLVNDVIMPPIGTLVGNVDFSGLSIPLREAAEGKTEVLLRYGAFINTLVDFLIVAAAIFVVVKAMNTLRRKNEEKPAEPAAPTPQEKLLTEIRDLLKSRS; encoded by the coding sequence ATGAGCATTCTGAAAGAGTTTCGCGAGTTTGCGCTCAAAGGCAACATGATCGATATGGCCGTCGGTATCATCATCGGCGGGGCTTTTGGCAAGGTGGTGACATCGCTCGTGAATGACGTCATCATGCCCCCCATTGGCACGCTGGTGGGGAACGTCGACTTCTCGGGGCTCTCGATTCCGCTGCGCGAGGCGGCCGAAGGCAAGACCGAGGTGCTGTTGCGCTACGGCGCCTTCATCAACACGCTGGTCGACTTTCTGATCGTGGCGGCGGCGATTTTCGTGGTCGTCAAGGCGATGAACACGCTGCGGCGCAAGAATGAGGAGAAGCCCGCCGAGCCGGCGGCTCCCACCCCGCAAGAAAAGCTGCTCACCGAGATTCGCGACCTGCTGAAGTCGCGCAGTTGA
- a CDS encoding WD40 repeat domain-containing protein, which translates to MGLLLASGALFTNAASGIDWRYLEGHTDPIYAVAYSPDGRLIASGSFDKTVRIWDRATGRTLRTRANHSGLVLTVAISHDSQRMASAGLDKLILVDDLPPPGPLAERSDLPAEVLTLALSADGKTLAAGDAEGHVRLYAAESLEPTAELSGGSSAAQAIALRNDGALVVAAHADGVLRSWQASDGVAQESLKLPAISRAVAWHPDGKTLALGGDDGHLRLYPWPPAPPTILTAGSPLVALVAAPDSSWIATAAEDGVVRFHNPADGTELRQANPGDGPLTALALRADGLLLVVATAAGKLHFVDPASGALLGSFAAHTGAIRQVAYHPNGVQLATSGDDGSVRLWDLPSGTMGPAFEGAPWPVLAASHDGALLAVQSDDATLRIIKADDASDIRSLAIPVANSRAACFSPDGSKLIVAGDDGHLRIVTLATGGILAIETAAPVSAVAVRPAGEQIAAGGADGVVRIWNVADGAHVRDLSGHTAPIVGLAFSSDGAELSSLGDTTLRRWKIDDGSSLSVEDTGLALAPLTLAQGRYIRGVTMPLAGILHPPEGATVALSFNADGSRLWTAGKQGPACWWNVAARRIEREFAATEPIQAAAMSGDATRVALASGTGNVQVLQVADGAVAAQFTVSEGGCALRFSNDGSRLMLGAADGQVRVFDWMTGAVVDTLADHLGEIRGLAVLPNGERTITASADGSARLWRQPLLRSALLHQGPITAVQYNADGSHLFTAGEDGKLGQWSGADLSDLRALSTTLGRQRSLGFAAGNSSLAAGGDDGTLRVWNTIDGKLLATIDTGAPIAGVALASDGRQAVVAGANGHLRGYRVADGRLLEDRITGSAATTSLAAMPDATAAIVAASDRRLQRVALAAAHPQQTLTGHEAHVYSVSFHPDGSQLVSAGGDKAVRFWSLADGKNVFSGTGHASQVYGVAYRPTGGEVASCGADNTIRLWNPSDGQQTREIREGIDDILYSIDYSPDGSHLLTAGLAKTWQVRDAGQDAARQTVGGHEDHIYRATYDPDGKRIATLGYSGALIVWNAASGEMLHREQLPVKQAYGVAWSPDGRELAVATQDERLLIGDVPEAARLPE; encoded by the coding sequence TTGGGGCTGTTGCTTGCTAGTGGCGCCTTATTCACGAACGCCGCCTCGGGGATCGACTGGCGCTACCTCGAAGGCCACACCGATCCGATCTATGCAGTGGCCTATTCGCCAGACGGGCGGCTCATTGCGAGTGGCAGCTTCGACAAGACGGTCCGCATCTGGGATCGCGCCACAGGACGCACGTTGCGCACGCGGGCCAATCACTCGGGCCTTGTCTTGACGGTGGCGATCTCGCACGACAGCCAGCGCATGGCCTCGGCGGGACTCGACAAGTTGATCCTTGTCGACGATCTTCCACCACCGGGGCCGCTGGCAGAACGAAGCGATCTGCCGGCCGAGGTACTTACGCTTGCGCTTAGCGCCGATGGCAAGACGCTCGCCGCCGGCGACGCAGAGGGGCACGTCCGTTTGTATGCGGCGGAATCGCTCGAGCCCACGGCCGAACTTTCGGGCGGTTCGTCGGCGGCGCAGGCGATTGCCCTTCGCAACGATGGGGCGCTGGTTGTCGCTGCGCATGCCGATGGAGTGTTGCGCTCGTGGCAGGCGTCGGATGGTGTCGCGCAGGAGTCGCTCAAGTTGCCCGCGATCTCGCGCGCCGTCGCGTGGCATCCCGATGGCAAGACGCTCGCCCTGGGCGGCGATGACGGGCATCTGCGGCTGTATCCCTGGCCTCCGGCGCCACCAACCATACTGACGGCCGGCTCGCCCTTGGTCGCCCTGGTTGCCGCGCCGGATAGTAGTTGGATCGCGACTGCGGCCGAAGATGGCGTGGTGCGTTTTCACAATCCGGCTGACGGCACGGAACTGCGACAAGCCAATCCTGGCGATGGCCCCCTGACCGCCCTGGCACTGCGCGCGGATGGACTGCTGCTTGTCGTGGCGACCGCGGCGGGCAAGCTGCACTTCGTCGACCCCGCCAGCGGGGCGCTCTTGGGATCGTTCGCGGCGCATACCGGAGCGATTCGGCAAGTGGCCTATCATCCCAACGGCGTGCAATTGGCGACGTCCGGCGATGATGGCAGCGTGCGGCTCTGGGATCTTCCCAGCGGCACGATGGGCCCCGCGTTTGAAGGGGCGCCGTGGCCGGTGTTGGCGGCCTCGCACGATGGCGCGCTGCTGGCGGTACAGTCCGACGATGCGACGCTGCGCATCATCAAAGCGGACGACGCCAGCGACATCCGTAGCCTCGCCATTCCAGTCGCCAACTCGCGCGCCGCGTGCTTTTCGCCCGATGGTTCGAAGCTGATCGTCGCGGGGGACGACGGTCACCTGAGAATCGTGACGCTGGCCACGGGTGGCATCCTGGCGATTGAAACCGCGGCGCCGGTGAGTGCCGTTGCCGTGCGTCCGGCGGGCGAACAGATCGCCGCCGGGGGAGCGGACGGTGTGGTGCGCATCTGGAACGTGGCCGACGGCGCGCACGTGCGCGATCTGTCGGGACACACGGCGCCGATCGTGGGACTAGCCTTTTCGTCCGACGGCGCCGAACTGAGCTCGCTGGGCGATACCACGCTCCGCCGCTGGAAGATTGACGACGGTTCGTCTCTGTCGGTGGAAGACACGGGTCTCGCGCTGGCGCCGTTGACACTCGCGCAAGGCCGTTACATCCGCGGCGTGACCATGCCGCTTGCCGGAATCTTGCATCCGCCGGAGGGGGCCACGGTGGCGTTGTCTTTCAACGCCGATGGCTCGCGGCTATGGACGGCGGGAAAGCAGGGCCCGGCATGCTGGTGGAACGTTGCCGCGCGCAGGATCGAACGAGAGTTCGCTGCGACCGAGCCGATCCAGGCAGCCGCGATGAGTGGCGATGCTACTCGAGTGGCGCTGGCCAGTGGGACAGGGAACGTGCAAGTGCTGCAAGTCGCCGATGGAGCCGTGGCGGCGCAGTTCACGGTGTCCGAGGGGGGGTGTGCGTTGCGGTTTTCGAACGATGGCAGCCGGTTGATGCTGGGAGCGGCCGATGGACAAGTGCGCGTCTTCGACTGGATGACCGGCGCAGTAGTCGACACGCTCGCCGATCACCTGGGCGAGATTCGCGGACTGGCGGTGTTACCCAACGGAGAGCGAACGATTACGGCCAGCGCCGATGGATCGGCACGCTTGTGGCGCCAACCGCTCTTGCGTTCTGCTCTGCTGCATCAGGGTCCCATCACCGCCGTGCAATACAACGCCGATGGATCGCATCTTTTCACGGCTGGCGAGGATGGCAAGCTGGGGCAATGGAGCGGCGCGGATCTGTCCGATCTGCGCGCGTTGAGTACAACGCTCGGACGCCAACGATCGCTCGGTTTTGCCGCGGGCAACAGTAGTCTCGCGGCAGGCGGCGACGATGGCACGCTACGGGTCTGGAACACAATCGACGGAAAATTATTGGCGACCATCGACACGGGCGCGCCGATCGCAGGTGTCGCGCTAGCGAGCGATGGCCGCCAGGCGGTGGTGGCGGGGGCCAATGGACATCTCCGCGGCTATCGAGTCGCGGATGGACGATTGCTCGAGGACCGCATCACGGGCAGCGCGGCGACTACCTCGCTCGCTGCAATGCCTGACGCCACGGCAGCGATTGTCGCGGCGAGTGATCGACGCCTGCAACGCGTGGCCCTAGCGGCGGCGCATCCCCAGCAGACCCTCACCGGACATGAGGCGCACGTCTACTCGGTGAGCTTCCATCCCGACGGCAGCCAGCTTGTCTCGGCCGGAGGCGACAAGGCCGTGCGCTTTTGGTCGCTGGCCGATGGCAAGAACGTCTTCAGCGGCACGGGGCACGCCAGCCAGGTGTATGGCGTGGCGTATCGGCCCACTGGTGGCGAGGTGGCCAGTTGCGGCGCGGACAACACCATTCGCCTGTGGAATCCCTCCGATGGTCAGCAGACGCGCGAGATTCGCGAGGGCATCGACGACATTCTCTACTCGATCGATTACTCTCCCGACGGTTCGCACCTGCTGACGGCCGGCCTGGCCAAGACCTGGCAGGTCCGCGACGCCGGTCAGGATGCCGCGCGGCAAACGGTGGGGGGGCACGAGGATCACATCTACCGCGCTACCTACGATCCCGATGGGAAGCGCATCGCCACGCTCGGCTATTCCGGCGCCTTGATCGTGTGGAATGCCGCGTCGGGCGAGATGCTCCATCGCGAGCAGTTGCCGGTCAAGCAAGCTTATGGCGTGGCATGGTCCCCCGACGGGCGCGAATTGGCCGTTGCGACGCAAGACGAACGCTTGTTGATCGGCGACGTGCCCGAGGCGGCACGACTGCCGGAGTAA
- a CDS encoding glycosyltransferase translates to MIRYSLLVPLSCGVEHFERQLPALCDALEALDPAHEIVCIDDATEEQAALDRLRAKFPVLRRVSLAERAGTTACLSAGIAAAQGEILIALEAGERYSASDIPRMVERLSRADLVWGRRRQTRFQKTLLATRHLPRRLLLGTDAHDPGCLFWAARHETVAGLPPLPGLVRHLATWTARRGFRVGEIYVDHQQPSHAPTTSDRRTRPGELFAIWWQARRWRAQSSAEIAAQDERVRLHRSAHASTDPRRSSAAASSTNEPRLRRSA, encoded by the coding sequence GTGATCCGCTACTCCCTTCTCGTGCCCCTCTCGTGCGGCGTCGAGCATTTCGAGCGGCAATTGCCTGCGCTTTGCGACGCCCTCGAAGCCCTCGATCCCGCGCATGAGATCGTCTGTATCGACGACGCCACGGAAGAACAGGCGGCACTCGATCGGCTCCGAGCAAAGTTCCCTGTCTTGCGCCGGGTGAGCCTGGCGGAGCGCGCGGGAACAACCGCCTGTCTCTCGGCGGGCATCGCCGCGGCGCAAGGCGAGATACTGATCGCGCTCGAGGCAGGCGAACGCTACTCGGCGAGCGACATCCCACGGATGGTCGAGCGGCTGTCGCGGGCCGATCTCGTCTGGGGACGACGACGCCAAACCCGTTTCCAGAAAACACTGCTCGCAACGCGTCACCTGCCGCGACGTCTCTTATTGGGCACGGACGCCCACGATCCTGGCTGCCTCTTCTGGGCCGCGCGGCACGAGACCGTAGCCGGCCTGCCTCCACTGCCGGGACTAGTGCGTCATTTGGCCACGTGGACGGCGAGGCGAGGATTTCGCGTGGGAGAAATCTACGTCGACCATCAACAGCCCAGCCACGCGCCGACCACGAGCGACCGCCGCACACGCCCGGGCGAGCTGTTTGCCATCTGGTGGCAGGCGCGGCGCTGGCGTGCGCAATCGTCGGCGGAAATAGCTGCCCAGGACGAACGGGTGCGGCTCCATCGCAGCGCCCACGCAAGTACCGATCCACGCAGGTCCAGCGCCGCGGCGTCTTCCACGAACGAGCCGCGACTGCGTCGCTCTGCTTGA
- the lpxB gene encoding lipid-A-disaccharide synthase produces MPDQATNRPLTIFFSAGEPSGDLHAANLMRELSRRQANIRFVGYGGPRMAEAGCQLHADLTALAVMWFLRVLINIHKFAFLVSLADRHFRHHRPDAVVLIDYPGFNWWIARRAKVHGIPVFYYAPPQVWAWASWRVTKMRRFVDHVLCSLPFEATWFREQGCNATFVGHPYFDEVREQRLNAAFIEAERAKPGKLVTLLPGSRTQEVTQNLHWFLRAAAEIHAREPNTRFAIASFRAKQAEIARAAIEGLKLPIEVHVGRTPELIHLAECCMAVSGSVSLELLHHAKPTVVLYWISRLAFFVQGYFRRVKYITLVNLLTAEELFPQDLTPYDPSQPGAERVLFPEYLTCEDKSHQLANHIVGWLTDPHARQALEARLAELRDEIGHGGASKAAAQYMLDVLGRRTTAVPKPHFRPGMVVASSDMNYSASRSE; encoded by the coding sequence ATGCCCGACCAAGCGACGAACCGACCGTTGACGATCTTCTTTTCGGCAGGCGAACCGAGTGGTGACCTGCATGCCGCGAACCTGATGCGCGAGCTGTCTCGTCGACAGGCCAATATCCGCTTCGTCGGCTACGGCGGACCGCGCATGGCCGAGGCAGGCTGCCAGTTGCACGCCGATCTGACGGCCCTGGCCGTGATGTGGTTCCTGCGCGTGTTGATCAACATCCACAAGTTCGCCTTCCTGGTCAGCCTGGCCGATCGGCACTTCCGCCATCATCGCCCCGATGCGGTCGTGCTGATCGATTACCCCGGCTTCAACTGGTGGATCGCGCGCCGGGCCAAGGTCCACGGCATTCCGGTGTTCTACTACGCGCCACCGCAGGTTTGGGCCTGGGCCAGTTGGCGCGTGACCAAGATGCGCCGCTTCGTCGACCACGTGCTGTGCAGCCTCCCCTTCGAGGCCACCTGGTTTCGCGAGCAGGGTTGCAACGCGACCTTCGTCGGCCACCCCTACTTCGACGAGGTGCGCGAGCAGCGTCTGAACGCGGCGTTCATCGAAGCCGAACGCGCCAAGCCGGGCAAGCTCGTCACACTGCTCCCCGGCTCGCGCACGCAGGAAGTCACGCAGAACCTGCACTGGTTCCTGAGGGCCGCCGCCGAGATTCACGCCCGCGAACCGAACACGCGCTTCGCCATTGCTTCGTTCCGCGCCAAGCAGGCCGAGATCGCCCGCGCCGCGATCGAGGGGCTCAAGCTGCCCATTGAAGTACACGTGGGCCGCACGCCCGAGTTGATTCACCTGGCCGAGTGCTGCATGGCGGTCTCCGGTTCGGTATCGCTCGAGTTGTTGCACCACGCCAAGCCGACGGTCGTGCTCTATTGGATCAGCAGGCTGGCCTTCTTCGTGCAGGGTTATTTCCGCCGGGTGAAGTACATCACGCTCGTCAATCTGCTCACCGCCGAGGAGTTGTTTCCCCAGGACCTGACCCCCTACGACCCGAGTCAGCCAGGTGCGGAACGCGTCCTGTTTCCCGAATATCTGACCTGCGAAGACAAGTCGCATCAACTGGCCAACCACATCGTTGGCTGGCTGACCGATCCTCATGCGCGGCAAGCGCTCGAAGCGCGACTGGCCGAGCTGCGCGACGAAATCGGTCACGGCGGCGCGTCGAAGGCGGCGGCCCAATACATGCTCGACGTGCTGGGACGCCGGACAACGGCGGTCCCCAAACCACACTTCCGCCCCGGCATGGTGGTGGCCAGCAGCGACATGAACTACTCCGCTTCGCGCAGCGAGTGA
- a CDS encoding c-type cytochrome, producing the protein MSQDAVASEADEDDETEYSSGLIATYRDASGGVCRRIDPALAFQWRDRAPDPRIEAQGWTAEWGGMLSVLAPGEYRLHVYAAGRVTVELDGRSVIDASPTDDTWLESAPLELAFGEHALHVRYEPKAPEPRLGLYWSGPQFQLEPVPPWQLFHKPTDEDLASFERGRTLVHGLRCGACHAGLAEQHVLPAPALDHLAGHISTGWLTEWIQHAGHQSNTNASEHQVASRMPSLGLSSEESHAIAAYLLADAPEEYDARPLETKKISIEAGATLFRSVGCLACHRVGDLGVGGLFGGGDLTQVADKRPAEYFVRWLREPATLNASHRMPIFTLSDEEVANLAAYLSTLKSPNDSHDAHVSAAADVRERGAKLVAEHRCANCHQLPQTTALTEARSSIATPIPNESKADCLTAPDVARKRPGFLLPPQQAAEVRAYLAALPPTSATPASDDPSRAYDGQLVLAERNCLSCHARGLSPGIAATLPALAEVDETLSPRLAALAPPALNSIGDKLHDEALAAAIATTAPRLRPWLDLRMPRFSLGEEESRVLVEMFVDEDRIPSLPADQEQTVDDAARLHLAGSRLVTSAGFGCTSCHAIGEVAPVEVALAAHGTDLAELGRRIRRPWYDRWVRNPARIVPRMEMPSIQLAIRGVLDEELSAQLAAVWHVLNEPGFVPPPPNAVRVVRARNLPDEHEAHLLTDVFELGKHKFIKPFVVGLPNRQSVLFDLRENQLAGWWIGDAARQRTRGKTWYWEPGGEFLTPPIDRASEVSLEAEGTRREPLAGGQFATECDEWQHTKDGLRFEYRLHFAPHESDSADRTTLHVAQQFAARRNEAASDETGVRREFAFRGLPRGTTLRLALLPPPRDGGSYAMAQASATEFAWRAPIGACRVRVVSPADATIELERGRPLVAIPAPTDGTPLSVALEYLTSAPVDHFPLDTPVAVNAPSGAIDVVPGFTAERLPLVDEIMPTGLAWRPDGTLVFSSLKGQVWQARDTDGDSLEDTAQVLSDDLAAPYGVAIAGDAVDVINKYALLRLHDDDGDGRAERTERLVSGWGHTHDYHDWAVGLVASAAGEYYIALPCQQDTRDEPAAYLRGRALRLAPREPTPDDPARFALEEWCAGLRFPMGLALNREGDLFATDNQGNYTPFNELNHLRQGKRYGFINKLENRPGFRPEATLAAIDIPHPWTRSVNGICFLNTPDAVRDELGRDLFGPFEGHLLGCEYDTRSLVRMSLEQVGGEYQGAVYPFSRAPAAGEESLLGPLVCQVAPDGDLYVGNIRDSAWGGGANNGSIVRLCPRAELPPGIAEVRATNDGFTIAFTRPAERAQLENVKFYSVSSFRRIPTSDYGGPDQDRRTEKILAAEATPDGRQVRLRLEELREGFVYEIRIRPMDGVRWEPAEAFYTLRRRLE; encoded by the coding sequence ATGTCGCAGGACGCCGTCGCCTCGGAAGCCGATGAAGACGACGAGACGGAATACTCGTCCGGCCTGATTGCCACCTATCGGGATGCCTCCGGAGGGGTCTGCCGGCGCATCGATCCCGCTCTCGCGTTCCAGTGGCGCGATCGGGCCCCCGATCCGCGCATCGAGGCGCAAGGCTGGACCGCGGAATGGGGGGGAATGCTCTCGGTTTTGGCGCCAGGCGAATATCGACTACACGTCTACGCGGCAGGGCGGGTTACGGTCGAACTCGACGGACGCTCGGTCATCGACGCTTCTCCCACAGATGACACGTGGCTCGAGTCGGCGCCACTCGAGCTGGCCTTTGGCGAGCATGCCTTGCACGTGCGGTACGAACCGAAGGCCCCCGAGCCGCGACTGGGGCTGTACTGGTCGGGACCGCAGTTCCAGCTAGAGCCGGTGCCCCCCTGGCAGCTCTTTCACAAACCCACGGACGAAGACCTGGCCAGCTTCGAACGGGGGCGAACGCTTGTACATGGCTTACGCTGCGGCGCCTGCCACGCCGGACTTGCCGAACAGCACGTGCTGCCGGCCCCCGCACTCGATCACCTCGCCGGACATATCTCAACAGGCTGGCTAACCGAATGGATCCAGCACGCCGGACACCAGTCAAACACAAACGCCAGCGAGCATCAGGTCGCCAGCCGCATGCCCTCGCTGGGGCTCTCTTCGGAAGAGTCACACGCAATCGCCGCTTATCTCCTCGCCGACGCGCCCGAAGAATACGACGCCAGACCGCTAGAGACGAAAAAGATCAGCATCGAGGCCGGGGCGACCTTGTTTCGCAGCGTCGGCTGCCTGGCGTGCCATCGTGTGGGCGACCTCGGCGTGGGGGGACTCTTCGGCGGTGGCGACCTCACGCAAGTCGCCGACAAGCGACCGGCCGAATACTTCGTCCGCTGGTTGCGCGAGCCCGCTACGCTGAACGCGTCGCATCGCATGCCGATTTTCACGCTGAGCGACGAGGAAGTGGCCAATCTGGCCGCTTATCTCAGCACGTTGAAGAGCCCGAACGATTCGCACGACGCGCACGTTTCTGCCGCGGCGGACGTGCGCGAACGAGGGGCGAAACTTGTCGCCGAGCATCGTTGCGCCAACTGCCACCAACTTCCACAGACAACCGCGCTGACCGAAGCACGCAGCTCGATCGCGACTCCGATCCCAAATGAGTCGAAAGCCGATTGTCTTACAGCACCCGACGTGGCGCGGAAGCGCCCGGGTTTCCTGCTGCCCCCGCAGCAGGCCGCCGAGGTGCGTGCCTATCTCGCCGCGCTGCCGCCGACATCGGCAACTCCCGCCTCGGACGATCCCTCGCGCGCGTACGACGGGCAACTCGTGTTGGCCGAGCGGAATTGCCTGTCGTGCCACGCCCGCGGACTCAGTCCCGGTATCGCTGCCACGCTGCCCGCCTTGGCCGAAGTGGACGAAACCTTGTCGCCGCGCCTGGCCGCGCTGGCGCCGCCGGCGCTCAACAGCATTGGCGACAAGCTGCACGACGAGGCCCTGGCCGCGGCGATTGCCACCACCGCGCCACGATTGCGACCGTGGCTCGATCTGCGCATGCCACGCTTCTCTCTGGGCGAAGAAGAATCGCGGGTACTGGTGGAGATGTTCGTTGACGAAGACCGCATACCGTCGCTCCCAGCCGACCAAGAGCAAACCGTCGACGACGCTGCAAGGCTGCACCTGGCGGGCAGCCGGCTCGTCACGTCGGCGGGCTTCGGCTGCACGAGTTGCCACGCCATCGGAGAGGTCGCCCCCGTCGAGGTGGCGCTCGCCGCGCACGGTACCGATCTGGCCGAATTGGGCCGGCGCATTCGCCGCCCCTGGTACGATCGCTGGGTGCGCAACCCGGCGCGCATCGTGCCGCGGATGGAGATGCCCTCGATCCAGCTTGCGATTCGCGGCGTGCTCGACGAAGAACTCTCGGCGCAGCTCGCCGCCGTGTGGCATGTGTTGAACGAGCCGGGCTTCGTGCCGCCACCTCCCAACGCCGTGCGGGTCGTGCGAGCGCGGAACCTTCCCGACGAACATGAGGCCCATCTGCTGACCGATGTGTTCGAGCTGGGCAAGCACAAGTTCATCAAGCCCTTCGTCGTGGGGCTGCCCAATCGACAGAGCGTGCTGTTCGATCTGCGCGAGAATCAGCTCGCGGGCTGGTGGATCGGCGACGCTGCCCGGCAGCGCACGCGCGGCAAGACCTGGTACTGGGAGCCCGGCGGAGAATTTCTCACGCCCCCCATCGATCGCGCGAGCGAGGTATCGCTCGAAGCGGAGGGCACTCGTCGCGAGCCGCTCGCCGGCGGGCAGTTCGCCACCGAATGCGATGAGTGGCAGCATACGAAAGACGGCTTGCGCTTCGAGTATCGCTTGCACTTCGCCCCCCACGAGAGCGACTCGGCAGATCGTACCACCCTACACGTGGCGCAGCAGTTCGCCGCGCGGAGAAATGAGGCCGCTTCCGACGAGACTGGTGTGCGACGCGAGTTCGCATTCCGAGGTCTGCCGCGCGGCACGACGCTACGACTCGCATTGCTTCCGCCACCGCGCGACGGTGGGTCGTACGCGATGGCGCAGGCATCGGCGACGGAGTTCGCCTGGCGAGCGCCGATCGGTGCGTGTCGGGTGCGAGTGGTATCTCCGGCGGACGCGACGATCGAACTCGAACGGGGGCGACCCCTGGTGGCGATTCCCGCCCCGACCGATGGCACGCCTCTGTCGGTGGCACTCGAATACTTGACCTCCGCGCCGGTCGATCACTTCCCGCTCGATACGCCCGTGGCGGTGAATGCCCCCTCGGGCGCGATCGACGTCGTCCCGGGCTTCACGGCCGAGCGACTCCCCCTGGTCGACGAGATTATGCCCACGGGGCTCGCCTGGCGCCCCGATGGCACGCTGGTCTTCTCCTCGCTCAAGGGACAAGTCTGGCAGGCGCGTGACACCGATGGCGACAGCCTCGAAGACACGGCCCAGGTCTTGAGCGACGATCTCGCCGCCCCGTACGGCGTGGCGATCGCAGGCGATGCCGTCGATGTAATCAACAAGTACGCCCTGCTGCGTTTGCACGATGACGATGGCGACGGCCGGGCCGAGCGGACCGAGCGGCTCGTCTCGGGCTGGGGACACACGCACGACTATCACGATTGGGCGGTGGGACTCGTCGCTAGCGCCGCCGGCGAATACTACATCGCCCTCCCCTGTCAGCAAGACACGCGAGACGAGCCCGCGGCCTACCTGCGCGGGCGAGCCCTGCGACTCGCCCCCCGCGAGCCCACGCCCGACGACCCCGCCCGCTTCGCGCTCGAAGAGTGGTGCGCTGGATTGCGTTTCCCCATGGGGCTCGCGCTCAACCGCGAGGGGGACCTCTTCGCCACCGACAACCAGGGCAACTACACCCCCTTCAACGAGCTGAACCATCTGCGCCAGGGGAAACGTTACGGTTTCATCAACAAGCTCGAGAATCGGCCCGGCTTCCGCCCCGAAGCAACGCTCGCCGCGATCGATATTCCGCACCCGTGGACGCGCAGCGTGAATGGCATCTGCTTCTTGAACACGCCCGACGCGGTGCGCGACGAGTTGGGACGCGATCTGTTCGGCCCCTTCGAAGGGCACCTGCTCGGCTGCGAGTACGACACGCGCTCGCTCGTGCGGATGAGCCTCGAGCAGGTAGGGGGCGAGTATCAGGGGGCCGTGTATCCCTTCAGTCGCGCACCGGCCGCAGGAGAGGAATCGCTCCTGGGACCACTCGTCTGCCAGGTGGCGCCCGATGGCGACCTCTACGTGGGCAACATTCGCGACAGTGCCTGGGGCGGCGGCGCCAACAACGGCAGCATCGTGCGGCTATGCCCGCGGGCAGAGCTACCGCCAGGCATCGCCGAGGTGCGGGCCACGAACGACGGCTTTACGATCGCCTTCACGCGGCCCGCCGAACGAGCGCAGCTCGAGAACGTGAAGTTCTATTCCGTGTCGTCGTTCCGCCGCATCCCCACGTCCGACTACGGCGGGCCGGACCAGGATCGGCGAACGGAGAAGATCCTCGCTGCCGAGGCAACTCCCGACGGACGCCAGGTGCGTCTGCGCCTGGAGGAACTTCGCGAGGGATTCGTTTATGAGATCCGCATCCGCCCGATGGACGGCGTGCGATGGGAGCCGGCCGAAGCCTTCTATACCCTGCGTCGCCGGCTGGAATAA
- the rpsU gene encoding 30S ribosomal protein S21, which yields MVKLKVRESESIQEAVRRFRKLVERSGIKKEMRRKEYYEKPSDTRRRARLRAERRARKGRGLPR from the coding sequence GTGGTTAAGTTGAAGGTTCGCGAAAGCGAGTCGATCCAGGAGGCGGTCCGCCGTTTCCGGAAGCTCGTCGAGCGCAGCGGCATCAAGAAAGAGATGCGCCGCAAAGAATATTACGAGAAGCCCAGCGACACCCGCCGCCGTGCCCGTTTGCGTGCCGAGCGTCGTGCCCGCAAGGGTCGTGGGTTACCCCGCTAG